From a single Cytophagales bacterium WSM2-2 genomic region:
- the araB gene encoding ribulokinase, with protein sequence MKDQFVIGVDFGTDSVRSVIIDASNGNEVSASVFHYPRWRDGLYCDPVQNQFRQHPLDYIEGLEKSIADAIRNAGVQVAKNIKAISVDTTGSSPVAVDKTGKPLALLREFDQNPNAMFVLWKDHTATGEASEINHHAEKFALNYLKYVGGIYSSEWFWAKLLHVLREDESVRKACYSWVEHCDWIPFLLTGGTDVHSMKRGVCSAGHKALWAAEFNGLPPEEFFTSLDPLLSGFRSRLFDKTYTSDQPAGTLCKEWSQRLGLSENVIVGVGAFDAHMGAVGGQIEPYHLSKVMGTSTCDMLVAPANEVGSTLVRGICGQVDGSIIPGMIGFEAGQSAFGDTYAWFRDLLSWPIRNLIKEQSQHEELIGKIIPELTKQAIALPVSENDELALDWLNGRRTPDANQELKAVVSGLRLGSDTPRVFKALVESTCFGAKAIVDRFNEQKIPVKGLIGLGGVAKKSPFIMQMMADVMNMPIRIHKSEQTCAAGAAMFAATAAGIYPNVGEAMKAMGQGFEVEYKPVTARVQIYEKRYRKFKTLSEMAGNLK encoded by the coding sequence ATGAAAGATCAATTTGTCATAGGCGTGGATTTTGGGACCGACTCTGTTCGATCAGTTATCATTGATGCGTCCAATGGAAACGAAGTAAGCGCATCAGTTTTTCACTACCCGAGGTGGCGTGACGGTTTGTATTGTGATCCGGTACAAAACCAGTTTCGACAACATCCATTGGATTATATTGAAGGACTGGAAAAAAGTATTGCTGATGCAATTCGGAATGCAGGAGTTCAGGTAGCAAAAAATATCAAAGCAATTTCGGTTGATACCACGGGATCATCGCCAGTCGCGGTTGACAAGACTGGAAAGCCTCTGGCATTGCTTCGCGAATTTGATCAGAATCCGAATGCCATGTTTGTGCTTTGGAAAGATCACACGGCAACCGGAGAGGCTTCTGAGATCAATCACCATGCAGAAAAATTTGCTCTCAACTACCTGAAATACGTAGGTGGCATTTATTCATCTGAATGGTTTTGGGCCAAACTACTCCACGTGCTACGTGAGGATGAAAGCGTGCGCAAAGCTTGTTATTCATGGGTGGAGCATTGCGACTGGATTCCGTTCTTGCTTACAGGCGGAACGGACGTTCACAGTATGAAAAGAGGTGTCTGTTCGGCCGGACATAAAGCGTTATGGGCAGCTGAATTTAATGGACTTCCTCCTGAAGAATTCTTTACATCACTTGATCCATTACTCTCCGGTTTCAGATCAAGACTCTTTGATAAGACTTACACCTCAGATCAACCAGCTGGAACACTATGCAAAGAGTGGTCACAACGGTTGGGCCTTTCTGAAAATGTTATAGTTGGTGTAGGAGCTTTTGATGCACACATGGGAGCCGTGGGGGGACAGATCGAGCCTTATCATTTGAGCAAAGTAATGGGCACCTCCACTTGTGATATGCTTGTGGCTCCGGCAAATGAAGTTGGCAGTACATTAGTGCGTGGGATTTGTGGCCAGGTGGATGGTTCTATTATCCCTGGAATGATTGGTTTCGAGGCAGGGCAGTCTGCGTTCGGTGATACTTACGCCTGGTTCCGCGATTTGCTTTCTTGGCCAATCCGGAATTTGATCAAAGAGCAATCACAGCACGAAGAGCTGATCGGAAAAATTATTCCTGAATTAACAAAGCAAGCGATTGCACTTCCTGTGAGCGAAAATGACGAACTCGCACTCGATTGGCTCAATGGAAGACGAACTCCTGATGCCAACCAAGAATTGAAGGCAGTAGTGAGTGGCCTTCGGTTAGGCAGTGATACTCCTCGAGTATTCAAGGCCCTTGTTGAATCGACATGCTTTGGTGCAAAAGCCATTGTTGATCGTTTCAATGAGCAGAAAATTCCGGTGAAGGGATTGATTGGTCTGGGTGGTGTTGCAAAGAAATCTCCTTTCATTATGCAGATGATGGCTGATGTGATGAATATGCCTATACGAATTCACAAATCGGAACAGACGTGTGCAGCAGGTGCGGCCATGTTCGCAGCAACAGCAGCTGGTATTTATCCAAATGTAGGTGAAGCAATGAAAGCTATGGGGCAAGGATTCGAAGTGGAGTATAAACCAGTGACCGCACGAGTTCAGATTTATGAGAAAAGATATCGGAAGTTTAAAACACTGAGTGAGATGGCCGGCAATTTGAAATAA
- a CDS encoding DNA mismatch repair protein MutT, producing the protein MMKRYSHTERYPVAVDCIIFGFDGREVKLLLIHRGFEPQKGKWSLMGGFVDEDESLDKAASRVLKDLTGLENVYMEQIYTFGEPSRDPVERTFSVVYFALIDIHQYEAQLTDRFRPEWFSLKKIPSLIFDHNRMVKLAREKLSYKASHHPILFELLPGKFTLPQLHSLYESVFDKKFDKRNFSRKALSDGLLVKLKDKEKSGSKKGAYYFKLNKRAYAAQFGVNVFPSGR; encoded by the coding sequence ATGATGAAGCGCTATTCCCACACTGAACGTTATCCGGTAGCAGTCGATTGCATCATCTTTGGGTTTGACGGCCGGGAAGTGAAACTATTGCTGATCCATCGTGGCTTTGAACCACAGAAAGGCAAGTGGAGTTTAATGGGAGGTTTTGTAGATGAAGACGAAAGCTTGGACAAAGCAGCCTCCCGTGTTCTTAAAGACCTTACGGGATTGGAGAATGTTTACATGGAACAGATCTATACTTTTGGTGAACCGAGCCGGGATCCCGTGGAGCGGACTTTCTCAGTTGTCTATTTTGCGCTGATCGATATCCATCAATATGAAGCACAACTGACGGATCGTTTTCGTCCGGAATGGTTTTCGCTGAAGAAGATTCCTTCACTCATCTTTGATCACAACCGGATGGTAAAACTGGCGAGAGAGAAATTATCTTACAAGGCATCTCATCATCCGATTCTATTTGAACTGCTGCCAGGTAAGTTTACCCTCCCTCAACTGCATAGTTTATATGAGAGCGTGTTCGACAAGAAATTTGATAAACGTAATTTTAGCCGCAAAGCTTTGTCAGATGGCTTGTTGGTGAAACTAAAAGACAAAGAAAAGTCGGGATCAAAAAAGGGCGCTTATTATTTCAAACTAAACAAGCGTGCCTACGCTGCACAATTCGGAGTAAACGTTTTTCCGTCTGGAAGATGA
- the abfA gene encoding intracellular exo-alpha-(1->5)-L-arabinofuranosidase 1, whose translation MFISGVAISQPLKARIKIDIERTNGEVSNLLFGNFTEHLGRCIYGGIYEPKSSEANTDGFRKDVIDATKNLGVSIIRWPGGNFASGYHWEDGIGPKEKRPHRKDLAWGDIESNEVGTDEWLKFSKATGAEPFICVNLGTGTLDEAKNWVEYCNGKPGLYYSDLRAKNGHTEPYKVKYWGLGNEIDGWWQMGHKNAEDYSKFALETAKIMKWSDDSIKLIANGTSNYVRDWPDWNRTVLNYLHDYIDYISLHHYSNNHDKDHNKFMAVTTGVESSIKITEGLINEVRSKYKMQKPIYIAFDEYNVWYRAWNEQKLEEHYNMQDALVVAMYLNVFVRNAHIVKMANMAQLVNVIAPMMISNGKLWFQPIYYPLQLFAQNCKGKSIQTFVQCDKYDAGDYKQVPYLDVTSVYNEKSQEIIINVVNRHKDKSIETGIANEYGKWSSRAQIAEVNGNLEDENSLDTQKIKTITKEANANENGMTYTFPAHSFTQIRIKVKL comes from the coding sequence ATGTTTATCAGTGGCGTGGCCATTTCACAACCTCTAAAAGCCCGGATCAAGATAGACATAGAAAGAACAAACGGAGAAGTCAGCAATCTCCTATTCGGGAATTTCACTGAACATCTTGGTAGGTGTATTTATGGAGGAATTTACGAACCTAAATCTTCGGAGGCAAATACGGATGGTTTTCGTAAAGATGTAATTGATGCGACTAAGAATCTTGGAGTGTCCATCATTCGCTGGCCAGGTGGCAATTTTGCGTCCGGATATCATTGGGAAGACGGGATTGGGCCTAAAGAAAAACGCCCCCACCGCAAAGACCTGGCATGGGGTGACATCGAGTCCAATGAAGTTGGGACGGACGAGTGGCTAAAATTCTCTAAGGCCACAGGAGCAGAACCTTTTATCTGCGTAAACCTTGGTACAGGTACTCTTGATGAAGCTAAAAACTGGGTGGAGTATTGCAATGGAAAACCTGGGCTATATTATTCTGACTTACGCGCAAAGAATGGCCATACTGAACCTTACAAAGTGAAGTATTGGGGATTGGGAAATGAGATTGACGGCTGGTGGCAGATGGGGCACAAGAATGCGGAAGACTACAGCAAGTTTGCACTGGAGACTGCCAAGATCATGAAGTGGTCTGACGATAGCATAAAACTAATCGCCAACGGTACAAGTAACTACGTTCGTGACTGGCCTGATTGGAACAGGACGGTGCTTAACTATTTGCACGACTACATCGATTATATTTCACTCCATCATTACTCCAATAATCACGACAAAGATCACAATAAGTTTATGGCGGTGACGACCGGAGTAGAAAGCTCTATTAAAATCACCGAGGGGCTGATCAACGAAGTACGCAGTAAGTACAAGATGCAAAAACCGATATACATTGCTTTTGATGAATACAATGTCTGGTACCGTGCATGGAACGAACAGAAACTGGAAGAGCATTACAACATGCAGGATGCATTGGTGGTAGCAATGTATCTTAATGTCTTCGTCCGCAATGCGCACATTGTGAAAATGGCAAACATGGCACAATTGGTGAATGTGATTGCTCCGATGATGATCTCCAATGGGAAACTTTGGTTTCAACCGATTTACTATCCTCTGCAACTGTTCGCTCAAAATTGCAAAGGGAAGAGCATTCAAACATTCGTGCAATGCGACAAATACGATGCTGGTGACTATAAACAAGTTCCGTACCTGGATGTGACATCGGTGTACAACGAAAAATCGCAGGAGATTATCATTAATGTAGTCAATCGCCACAAGGATAAATCCATTGAAACTGGAATTGCTAATGAGTATGGGAAATGGTCAAGCCGGGCACAGATTGCAGAAGTGAACGGGAACCTGGAGGACGAAAACAGTCTGGATACCCAAAAGATAAAAACGATCACGAAAGAAGCCAATGCCAATGAGAACGGTATGACGTATACTTTTCCTGCACATTCTTTTACCCAAATCAGAATAAAAGTAAAACTATGA
- a CDS encoding RNA degradosome polyphosphate kinase, translating to MESEIVQQEIDAISKQIYESNYISRDLSWLQFNYRVLDQARHTDRSIFDRLKFLSITASNLDEFCTIRLGSLYNYLDYSKERYDYSGLREEPFRNYLMDEVHKFVGAQCDYFIYHLKPLFEQNNFRIADYPSLGLEDRGRVDLYFQRTIYPMLTPMLFDNYHTFPVLKNNRLLFGVVTKAPQDQQNQLRVSFIQVPSNIPRFYEILNKDNSISFISVEEIIRNNISHLFRNIEIVSVNLFRINRNGDFTLEESEDIETNFLEELKRKLQTRRTGRVVKLDIEENPDPWMMRLLKIQWDLDDQNIVIIPKGAMVDFTGITQIVNHAEFKSKRFQPKPQVKPITFPEQGSRDLFEVLKERDILLHHPYNSMEPVLELLEKAADDRYVLSIKITIYRLAKDSRISAALLKAAENGKHVSVLFEVKARFDEENNLREAQRLQKAGCFVIYGVSSLKTHTKLLLIVRNEPDRVYRYVHLSSGNYNETTARFYTDLGLLSTNETYAHDVSEFFNVITGHSHPTSYINLITSPVDMRKQLCALIKTEADNAQKGLPSAVIIKLNSIQDKELIDALYEASNAGVKIKLIVRGICCVRPGRRGISDNIEVISVIGEFLEHSRIYYFHNNGDPKIYIGSADAMVRSFDRRVESLFMLEQDILRQQAMSILSFNLRDNVNSYTMLENGSYRMKELNGDVPFNMHKEFYNVTKESVANTTLI from the coding sequence ATGGAAAGCGAAATAGTTCAACAGGAGATAGACGCCATTTCAAAGCAGATTTACGAAAGCAATTACATCAGTCGTGATCTGAGTTGGTTGCAATTCAATTACCGCGTGCTTGACCAGGCCAGGCATACTGATCGAAGTATTTTCGACCGGCTGAAGTTCCTTTCCATTACAGCCTCGAACCTCGATGAATTTTGTACCATTCGTCTTGGTAGTCTTTATAATTATCTTGATTACAGTAAGGAGCGTTACGATTATAGCGGTCTTCGCGAGGAGCCGTTCCGAAACTATTTGATGGATGAAGTGCATAAGTTTGTTGGAGCTCAATGCGATTACTTTATTTATCATCTCAAGCCTCTGTTTGAGCAGAATAATTTTCGAATTGCTGATTATCCTTCGTTGGGTCTCGAGGACAGGGGTAGGGTAGACTTGTATTTTCAGCGCACCATCTACCCGATGCTGACGCCTATGCTTTTTGACAATTACCACACATTCCCGGTATTGAAGAATAACCGCTTGCTGTTTGGCGTGGTTACAAAGGCCCCACAAGATCAGCAAAATCAGTTGAGGGTGTCTTTTATCCAGGTACCAAGCAATATTCCCCGGTTCTACGAGATATTGAACAAAGACAATTCTATTTCATTCATTTCGGTTGAAGAGATTATCCGGAACAATATTTCTCATTTGTTCAGGAACATAGAGATTGTAAGTGTGAATCTGTTTCGCATCAATCGCAATGGTGATTTTACATTGGAAGAAAGCGAAGACATTGAAACCAATTTCCTCGAAGAGTTGAAGCGCAAACTGCAAACCCGGAGGACCGGCCGCGTAGTGAAGTTAGACATTGAAGAAAATCCTGATCCATGGATGATGCGTCTGCTGAAGATCCAATGGGATCTCGATGATCAGAATATTGTGATCATACCAAAAGGAGCAATGGTTGATTTCACTGGTATTACCCAGATAGTGAATCATGCGGAATTCAAGTCAAAACGCTTTCAGCCTAAGCCCCAGGTAAAGCCCATTACATTTCCGGAACAAGGATCGCGCGATCTTTTTGAAGTGCTTAAGGAACGGGATATCCTGCTACATCACCCTTATAACTCGATGGAACCGGTCCTTGAATTGCTGGAGAAGGCAGCCGATGATCGCTATGTTTTATCGATAAAAATCACAATTTACCGATTGGCGAAGGATTCGCGCATAAGCGCGGCTCTATTGAAGGCAGCTGAAAACGGTAAACATGTTTCAGTGTTGTTTGAAGTAAAAGCCCGGTTTGACGAGGAAAACAATTTACGTGAAGCACAACGTCTTCAAAAGGCAGGATGCTTTGTGATTTACGGAGTAAGCAGTTTGAAGACGCATACGAAATTACTTTTGATCGTTCGTAATGAACCAGACAGGGTGTATCGCTATGTGCATCTATCCAGTGGAAACTACAACGAAACTACCGCACGTTTTTATACTGACCTTGGTTTGTTGAGTACGAATGAAACTTATGCTCATGACGTTTCTGAATTTTTCAATGTAATTACAGGGCACTCACACCCAACTTCATACATCAACCTGATCACTTCACCCGTAGATATGCGCAAGCAGCTTTGTGCATTAATTAAGACCGAAGCAGACAATGCACAGAAAGGATTGCCTTCTGCTGTCATTATTAAACTGAATTCGATTCAGGACAAGGAACTCATTGATGCATTGTACGAGGCATCGAATGCGGGAGTGAAAATTAAACTGATCGTGCGGGGCATTTGTTGTGTGCGGCCGGGCAGACGCGGGATAAGCGATAACATTGAAGTCATTTCGGTAATCGGAGAATTCCTGGAGCATTCACGTATTTACTATTTTCACAATAACGGAGATCCCAAGATTTACATTGGAAGCGCAGATGCGATGGTGCGTAGCTTTGACAGAAGGGTAGAGTCTTTGTTTATGCTGGAGCAGGATATTTTGCGCCAGCAAGCAATGAGTATTTTGTCTTTTAACCTCCGTGATAACGTGAACTCCTACACAATGTTGGAGAACGGTAGCTATCGTATGAAGGAATTGAATGGCGATGTTCCATTCAACATGCATAAGGAATTTTATAATGTGACTAAAGAGAGCGTGGCCAATACTACCCTGATATAG
- the gyrB gene encoding DNA gyrase subunit B: protein MTEGKGTKDTNYSASNIQVLEGLEAVRKRPAMYIGDIGVKGLHHLVWEVVDNSIDEALAGYCDEVHVTINADNSILVEDNGRGIPTDIHEKEKRSALEVVMTVLHAGGKFDKDTYKVSGGLHGVGVSCVNALSSMLRATVYREGKIFEQEYHRGIPQYPVRVAGESDRRGTTILFQPDNEIFTLTTEYNYETVSTRLRELAFLNPGIRLNLKDLRENDESGNPKSNTFFSEVGLREFVEYLDSTREKLIPNPIFIENNKGEIPVQVALGYNTSYSENLVSYVNNINTHEGGTHVAGFRRALTRTLKSYADKSGLLEKAKVEISGDDFREGLTAVISVKVAEPQFEGQTKTKLGNSEAMGAVDIAVGEMLQNFLEENPKEAKLIISKVVLAAQARIAARKAREMVQRKNVLSGTGLPGKLADCSSSDPSICELYLVEGDSAGGSAKQGRDRNFQAILPLRGKILNVEKAQEHKIYENEEIKNMITALGVTFGTADDNKALNLVKLRYHKVIIMTDADVDGSHIRTLILTFFFRYMRDLIEQGYVYIALPPLYLVKKGKEERYCWNEEERDILIKQLAKDGKEENVGVQRYKGLGEMNPEQLWTTTMDPSKRTLKQVSIESAAEADHLFSMLMGDEVAPRREFIERNAKYAKLDI from the coding sequence ATGACTGAAGGAAAAGGAACTAAGGACACTAATTATTCGGCAAGTAATATTCAGGTTTTAGAAGGTCTCGAAGCGGTGCGAAAGCGCCCTGCAATGTACATAGGAGATATCGGTGTGAAGGGGCTCCACCACCTGGTCTGGGAGGTAGTTGACAACAGTATCGATGAGGCATTGGCAGGTTACTGTGATGAAGTTCACGTAACAATAAATGCCGACAACTCTATTCTTGTTGAGGACAACGGTCGCGGTATTCCAACGGATATTCATGAGAAAGAAAAACGTTCGGCTCTTGAAGTAGTAATGACTGTGTTGCATGCGGGAGGCAAATTCGATAAAGACACATACAAAGTTTCAGGTGGGTTGCACGGTGTGGGCGTGTCTTGCGTGAATGCACTTTCATCAATGCTAAGGGCAACGGTATATCGCGAAGGAAAAATATTTGAACAGGAGTATCATCGCGGCATTCCTCAATATCCTGTTCGTGTAGCAGGTGAAAGCGATCGCCGGGGAACTACCATTCTCTTTCAACCTGATAACGAAATATTCACGCTTACTACGGAGTACAATTATGAGACAGTCTCCACCCGTTTGCGCGAATTGGCATTCCTGAATCCAGGAATCAGATTGAACCTGAAAGACCTTCGCGAAAATGATGAGAGTGGAAATCCAAAGTCTAATACATTCTTTTCAGAAGTTGGACTGAGAGAATTTGTTGAATACCTTGATTCTACCCGCGAGAAACTTATTCCGAATCCGATTTTCATAGAGAATAACAAAGGCGAAATTCCGGTTCAGGTGGCATTAGGCTACAACACTTCTTACAGTGAGAATTTGGTTTCGTATGTGAATAATATTAACACTCATGAAGGTGGCACGCACGTGGCCGGCTTCAGGCGTGCATTGACCCGAACATTGAAAAGCTATGCTGATAAGTCGGGTTTACTTGAGAAAGCAAAAGTCGAAATCAGCGGTGACGATTTTCGCGAGGGATTGACTGCGGTGATTTCTGTTAAAGTTGCCGAACCACAATTTGAAGGTCAAACCAAAACGAAGTTGGGTAACTCCGAGGCCATGGGTGCGGTTGATATAGCCGTTGGAGAGATGCTTCAGAATTTCCTTGAGGAGAATCCAAAAGAAGCCAAACTGATCATCAGCAAAGTGGTTCTTGCAGCACAGGCACGCATTGCAGCGCGTAAGGCGCGTGAGATGGTGCAGCGTAAGAACGTGCTATCCGGGACAGGGCTTCCTGGTAAACTTGCTGACTGCTCAAGTTCAGACCCCTCCATTTGCGAATTGTATCTGGTTGAGGGTGACTCGGCCGGTGGTTCTGCAAAACAGGGACGCGACCGGAATTTTCAGGCAATACTTCCTCTCCGTGGAAAAATTTTGAACGTAGAGAAAGCTCAGGAGCACAAGATTTACGAGAACGAGGAAATCAAGAATATGATCACTGCTCTTGGAGTGACATTCGGCACAGCCGATGACAACAAAGCACTTAATCTTGTCAAACTCAGATATCATAAGGTTATCATCATGACGGATGCCGATGTTGACGGAAGTCACATTCGTACATTGATTCTCACATTCTTTTTTCGCTACATGCGCGACCTGATCGAACAAGGGTATGTGTACATCGCATTGCCTCCACTTTACCTCGTGAAAAAAGGAAAAGAGGAGCGCTATTGCTGGAATGAAGAAGAACGCGATATCTTGATCAAGCAATTGGCGAAAGATGGTAAGGAAGAGAACGTAGGAGTGCAACGTTACAAAGGTTTGGGTGAGATGAACCCCGAACAACTTTGGACGACCACGATGGACCCTTCAAAGCGCACATTGAAGCAGGTGAGTATTGAATCAGCGGCAGAAGCCGATCACTTGTTCTCCATGCTCATGGGTGATGAAGTTGCTCCACGCCGGGAGTTCATTGAGCGGAATGCCAAGTATGCCAAACTGGATATCTAA
- a CDS encoding thioesterase, whose translation MKNVLTNPNNSPVFEWPITIKSEDIDELGHVNNVVYLRWVQEVASAHWQSKAMKAITDQHLWVVLRHEIDYLRPALIDDRITGQTWVSSMDGVKSVRHVKFIANGVDVAQATTVWCLLDAATIKPKRIGEDIRAIFM comes from the coding sequence ATGAAAAATGTCTTGACTAATCCGAACAATTCACCCGTTTTTGAGTGGCCAATTACCATCAAATCGGAAGACATTGACGAGCTCGGACATGTGAACAACGTAGTGTATCTGCGATGGGTGCAAGAGGTAGCTTCCGCACACTGGCAATCGAAGGCAATGAAGGCGATAACCGACCAGCATCTGTGGGTTGTGCTAAGGCACGAAATCGATTACCTGAGACCCGCTCTTATCGATGATAGAATTACCGGTCAGACGTGGGTAAGTAGTATGGATGGGGTTAAATCAGTGCGACACGTGAAGTTTATCGCCAATGGGGTTGACGTTGCCCAAGCAACAACAGTATGGTGCCTCCTGGATGCCGCCACCATAAAACCCAAAAGGATTGGTGAAGACATCCGGGCCATATTCATGTGA
- a CDS encoding xanthosine permease, translating to MIHTLKFTGIQVGSIYGTMGVASLFMPAFMGIIADRWVNAERVLGICHIIGAGLLLYASTITDSKTMYVVMLLNNMFYMPTIALNNAVSYAVLKKEGIDVIKVFPPIRVWGTVGFIVAMWVIDFGHWTLSPIQLYVSSFSALLLGIYAFTMPACPPVRETKERTLLSTLGLDAFVLFKRKQMAIFFFFAMLLGAALQITNTFGGTFLEDFKVSYADSFGVKHPNLLLSISQISETLFILTIPFFLNRFGIKKVMIISIFAWVLRFGLFGFGDPGDGLALLILSMIIYGMAFDFFNISGSLFVEKEAGRSMMASAQGLFMLMTNGIGAFLGGAFSGWVVDLFTSNGVRDWSSIWFTFSGYALVLGIIFPFVFRYKHDPTKMTQVHH from the coding sequence ATGATTCACACGTTGAAGTTCACAGGTATTCAGGTAGGAAGTATCTATGGCACGATGGGTGTCGCTTCATTGTTCATGCCTGCATTCATGGGTATCATTGCTGATCGCTGGGTAAATGCGGAACGTGTTCTTGGAATCTGTCACATCATCGGTGCAGGTCTGCTCTTATATGCTTCTACGATTACGGATTCCAAAACGATGTATGTCGTCATGTTGCTCAATAACATGTTTTACATGCCCACTATTGCGCTGAACAATGCGGTATCGTATGCGGTCCTGAAAAAGGAGGGAATTGATGTAATAAAAGTTTTCCCACCTATTCGTGTTTGGGGTACCGTAGGTTTTATTGTTGCGATGTGGGTGATTGACTTTGGTCATTGGACCTTAAGCCCGATTCAGCTTTATGTCAGCTCTTTCTCCGCATTGCTGTTGGGAATATATGCTTTTACCATGCCGGCATGTCCGCCAGTGAGAGAAACAAAAGAACGTACTCTGCTTTCAACATTAGGACTTGATGCGTTTGTGTTATTCAAAAGAAAACAGATGGCGATCTTCTTTTTCTTCGCTATGCTTTTAGGTGCAGCACTGCAGATCACAAACACATTCGGTGGAACATTCCTTGAGGATTTTAAAGTGTCATATGCTGATTCATTTGGAGTAAAGCACCCGAACCTATTGCTTTCGATTTCTCAAATTTCAGAGACCCTGTTCATTCTTACCATTCCATTCTTCCTCAACAGATTTGGAATCAAGAAAGTAATGATCATAAGTATTTTTGCGTGGGTATTGCGTTTCGGATTATTTGGATTCGGAGACCCTGGAGACGGCTTGGCTCTCTTGATTCTTTCAATGATTATTTACGGAATGGCATTCGATTTTTTCAATATTTCGGGTTCATTGTTTGTAGAGAAAGAGGCAGGCCGGAGCATGATGGCGAGCGCACAGGGATTGTTCATGCTGATGACAAACGGCATTGGTGCATTTCTCGGAGGTGCATTCAGCGGCTGGGTTGTTGATCTTTTTACATCGAATGGTGTACGCGACTGGTCAAGCATTTGGTTTACGTTTTCGGGATATGCCCTGGTTTTGGGAATTATTTTTCCATTTGTGTTCCGGTACAAACACGATCCTACGAAGATGACTCAAGTCCACCACTAG
- the etfA gene encoding electron transfer flavoprotein subunit alpha yields MNILVFVETSEGKIRKTSLEAVAYAHAMGGTVTAIALGKADANELQSIGKYGATKVLHAVDSKLDQHVIQVYSSVLAKVMQDENADVLVLANSSLGTPVAAKVAIKTNASFASNVTELPNTSAGFVVKRSIYTGKAFANVELKNAKKIIAIRKNAAELKEVGGNAPVTNYNVSLNDADFNTKTLSSEKATGDILLPEAEIVVSGGRGMKGPEHWGIIENLAKALHAATGCSKPVSDMGWRPHHEHVGQTGVKVAPQLYIAVGISGAIQHLAGVNSSKCIVVINKDADAPFFKAADYGIVGDAFDVLPKLTEAVLAAK; encoded by the coding sequence ATGAACATTTTAGTTTTTGTTGAGACATCGGAAGGAAAAATCAGGAAGACATCATTGGAAGCCGTTGCCTATGCACACGCGATGGGTGGTACGGTAACCGCTATCGCGTTGGGTAAAGCCGATGCCAATGAACTTCAGTCTATAGGAAAATATGGTGCAACAAAAGTGTTGCATGCAGTCGATTCAAAATTAGATCAGCATGTTATCCAGGTGTATTCATCGGTATTGGCAAAAGTCATGCAGGATGAGAATGCGGACGTGCTGGTGCTAGCTAATTCATCTTTAGGAACGCCTGTAGCCGCTAAAGTAGCCATTAAGACAAACGCGAGCTTTGCGAGTAATGTAACAGAACTTCCCAATACAAGCGCTGGTTTTGTTGTGAAACGGAGCATCTACACGGGCAAGGCATTCGCCAATGTTGAATTGAAAAATGCCAAAAAGATTATCGCTATTCGCAAGAACGCAGCTGAATTAAAAGAGGTTGGTGGAAATGCACCGGTGACTAATTACAATGTAAGTTTGAATGATGCTGATTTCAACACGAAAACATTGTCATCAGAAAAAGCAACAGGTGATATTCTGTTGCCAGAAGCCGAGATTGTGGTATCCGGTGGTCGCGGAATGAAAGGTCCTGAGCACTGGGGCATTATTGAAAACCTGGCGAAGGCGCTGCACGCAGCTACCGGTTGCAGCAAGCCGGTAAGTGACATGGGCTGGAGACCGCACCATGAGCACGTAGGCCAGACCGGAGTGAAAGTAGCACCACAACTCTACATTGCTGTAGGTATTTCTGGAGCGATTCAGCACCTCGCAGGTGTAAATTCTTCCAAGTGTATTGTAGTGATCAATAAAGATGCAGACGCACCATTCTTCAAAGCCGCTGACTATGGAATCGTGGGCGATGCATTTGATGTACTACCTAAATTGACCGAAGCGGTTTTAGCTGCTAAATAA